The sequence CTGCGCAAGGGCGCGATCGCGCCCTGGGCCAAATCCTCCTCGCCTTATTACGAGCAGACGCTGACGGCGCTCGGCAAGCACTACAAGTTCACGCTCGACACCAAGTGGAAGGATCTCGCCAAGAAGACCAAGGATGCGCTCCTCTACGGCTCCGGCGAGGACGAGATCAAATTCTCCTACCAGGACGGCGTGCGCTCCTACGACACCAAGAAGCCGTTCGAGGGCGTCATCACCAACATCAACCGCCGCTATCGCGAGACCGAGAGCGAATGGGCGCGCGAGGAGCTGGCGAAGTATTTCCACGACGTGCCCTGCGAGGGCTGCAAGGGCTTCCGTCTCAAGCCCGAGGCGCTCTGCGTCAAGATCGGCGGCAAGCATATCGGCGAAATCTCGGAGCTGTCGGTCAAGAAGGCCGGCGAATGGTTCGAGACCGTGCCCGATGCGCTCAACACACAGCAGAACGAGATCGCCGGCCGCATCCTGAAGGAGATCCGCGAGCGCCTCACCTTCCTGCTCGACGTCGGTCTCAATTATCTCACCCTGTCCCGCTCCTCCGGCACGCTGTCCGGCGGCGAGAGCCAGCGCATTCGTCTGGCCTCGCAGATCGGCTCGGGCCTGACGGGCGTGCTCTACGTGCTCGACGAGCCCTCGATCGGCCTGCACCAGCGCGACAACGCCCGCCTGCTCGATACGCTGAAGCGGCTTCGCGACCTCGGCAACACCGTGGTCGTGGTCGAGCATGACGAGGACGCGATCCGCCTCGCGGACTACGTGCTCGACATCGGCCCCGGCGCCGGCATGCATGGCGGCAACATCGTCGCCGAAGGCACGCCCGCCGAGATCATGCGCAACCCGAAATCGCTGACGGGCAAGTACCTGACCGGCGAGCTCGAGGTCGAGGTGCCCGAGCGGCGTCCGCCGAACCATCGCCGCACCATCAAGGTGGTCAACGCGCGTGGCAATAACCTCAAGAACGTCACGGCGGAGATTCCGCTCGGCCTGTTCACCTGCGTCACCGGCGTCTCCGGCGGCGGCAAGTCGACGCTCCTGATCGACACGCTCTACCGCGCCATCGCCCGCAAGCTGAACAATGCCAGCGAGGGCGCAGCCCCGCACGACCGCATCGAAGGCCTCGAGCACATCGACAAGATCATCGACATCGACCAGTCGCCGATCGGCCGCACCCCGCGCTCCAACCCCGCGACCTACACCGGCGCCTTCACGCCGATCCGCGAATGGTTCGCCGGGCTGCCGGAGGCGAAAGCCCGCGGCTACGAGCCCGGCCGGTTCTCCTTCAACGTCAAGGGCGGCCGCTGCGAGGCCTGCCAGGGCGACGGCGTCATCAAGATCGAGATGCACTTCCTGCCCGACGTCTACGTCACCTGCGACGTCTGCAAGGGCAAGCGCTACAACCGCGAGACGCTCGAGGTGCTGTTCAAGGGCAAGAGCATCGCCGATGTGCTCGACATGACCGTGGAAGAGGCCGCCGAGTTCTTCAAGGCTGTGCCGCGCGTGCGCGAGACCTTCAATACCCTGCACCGCGTCGGCCTCGACTACATCCATGTCGGCCAGCAGGCCACGACGCTGTCGGGCGGCGAAGCCCAGCGCGTCAAGCTGGCTAAGGAGCTGTCCAAGCGCGCCACCGGCCGCACGCTCTACATCCTGGACGAGCCGACCACCGGCCTGCACTTCCACGACGTCAAGAAGCTGCTGGAGGTGCTGCACGAGCTGGTCGCACAGGGCAACACGGTCGTCGTCATCGAGCACAATCTCGAAGTCATCAAGACCGCGGACTGGGTCATCGACCTCGGCCCCGAAGGCGGCGACGGCGGCGGCGAGATCGTCGCCTGGGGCCCGCCGGAGGACATCGCGAAAGCGCCGCGGAGCTATACGGGGAAGTTTTTGGCACCCGTGTTGGAGAAGGCGCGGAAGCCCAAGCGGAGACGAACGGCGAGCGAGGCGGCGGAGTAATTCACACGGCTGGAATGCGCCGACGCACTTGTTTGAGGGAGAATGAGCTTTGCCTGCCGGACTTGTGCAGACCTATCGCGCGTTCGCCCATAACAATGCCTGGGCGAACCATCGGCTGCTCACGGCTTGCGCCGCTCTGTCTCAGCCCGACTTCGAGGCCAAGCGGACTGGCTTCTTTCCAAGCCTGCAGCGCACGCTGAACCACATCCATGTCGTTGACCTTTTCTACGTCGATGCGTTGGAGGGCGGCTGGTTGGGCCCGACCGCCTGGAAGAACCAGGTGCCGTACCCTTCCCTTGCCGAACTCAAGTCCGCGCAAGCCTCGGTCGACAAGCGCTTGATTGCGGCCTGCGATGCACTGACGCCCCAGAGTCTCGACGGCGTGGTGCGGATCAATCGCGACACGGCCGTGCAGACCGAGCGGCACGACCGGCTGCTCATGCATCTGTTCCAACATCAGATTCATCATCGCGGGCAGGCGCACGCCATGCTGTCCGAAACGAGCGTCGCACCGCCTCAGCTCGACGAGTTCTTCGCGGAGGGAGAGGCACCGCTCCGAGCCGCCGAATTCGCCGATCTGGGCTGGACCGAGGACACCGTTTGGAAATCCTAGCTCAATAGCCGGCGACGATGCTGTCGGCGACCTCCGGCATCAAGTTGACTTGGAGTGGCCTCCATGCCGAGCCTAACCTATGCGCTCTTTCGCAGGGCCATCCTCGGCGAGCAGCAGGTGACCTGCGTTTACGAGGGCAGGTACCGCGAGCTTTGCTCGCACATCATCGGCACCAACAAGCGCGGCGAGGAGGCTGTTTTGGCTTGGCAAATTTGCCGGCGAGAGCAGTGGGCAACTGCCGCAATGGCGATGCCTAAAGCTGGCAATGTCAGCGGAGCCCGGGCGCGCGACAGCCATTGGCATGAGGGGCACTCGCACAAAACCAGCCAGACCTGCGTGACCGATATCGATCTCGATCATCAATGTCGATGTCCGCAAGTTGCGGTGAGGAACAGCTATTGCCGGAGCTACAGGAAGCGAGATCGGAAACGAACCTCATCGATGACGACGTAACGCCTGAAAAGCCCCTGACCGAACTGGTCGATGGCTTCCAGCAGCCGCGCCAGCACCAGCGAACCGTGCTCCGGATCAATACGCAGCAAGACGAGTCCAGGATGGTTTGGCCGCGTCGAAATACCAGTTCGCCGAAATCCATGTCAGCCGTGAGGAGAATCCGGCCTTCCCGGGCTGCGAGCGCGATGACCTCCACGTCGCTCAAGCTTGCCGCAAATTCGGCGACATAGAGCACGTCGTGACCGGCACCGCGCAGCTCTCGCACAAGCGAGGCGACGATACACTCTTCGGCGAGCCACAGCATACATCAGCGATAAATGATGTCTTCGTCGGCCAGATAGTCAGCCGCGAACGCCTGGGCCGCTCGAATATCGTCGGGCGTAAGCCGCGGGTGCTCCGAAAGGATGGTTTCGGTCGTCATCCCAGCGCCCAGTTCGCGCAACACCAGTTCGACCGGTACACGTGTCCCGCGTATCACGGGCTTGCCGTCCATGATCGCCGGGTTGATTTCGATCCGCTCCTGTCGCATGGCTGTCCTCGAACTCTACGAACCTTAGCACGCCGCATCTGCTTGTCAGCGAGCTCAAAACCTGCACATGCCCTACTCCCTCGCCATCTTCGATCTCGACGGCACCCTCGCCGATAGCTTTCCCTGGTTCCTGCGCACCATCAACGACGTCGCCGATCGATTCGATTTTCGCTGCGTCGCGCAGGAGGAGATCGAACAGCTCCGCCATGCATCGAGCCGCGAGATCCTTTCACGGCTCGAAGTGCCCTTGTGGAAGCTGCCGGCGATTGCGCGGCATGCGCGGCGGCTGAAGGCGGAGGCAGCAAGCGAGATTCCGCTGTTTGCGGGCGTCGAG comes from Bradyrhizobium sp. CCGE-LA001 and encodes:
- the uvrA gene encoding excinuclease ABC subunit UvrA; the protein is MDEVIKAKRQQQNAGSSLRAITIRGAREHNLKNIDVEIPRDKLVVFTGLSGSGKSSLAFDTIYAEGQRRYVESLSAYARQFLEMMQKPDVDQIDGLSPAISIEQKTTSKNPRSTVGTVTEIYDYMRLLWARVGVPYSPATGLPIESQTVSQMVDRVLALPEGTRLYLLAPVVRGRKGEYRKELAEWLKKGFQRVKIDGTFHELAEAPTLDKKFPHDIDVVVDRIVVRADIGQRLAESFETALKLAEGLAVVEFADAPAAAPAEEKKKTAKIHDKSGPERILFSEKFACPVSGFTIPEIEPRLFSFNNPYGACPACGGLGVEQHVDEDLVIPDKELSLRKGAIAPWAKSSSPYYEQTLTALGKHYKFTLDTKWKDLAKKTKDALLYGSGEDEIKFSYQDGVRSYDTKKPFEGVITNINRRYRETESEWAREELAKYFHDVPCEGCKGFRLKPEALCVKIGGKHIGEISELSVKKAGEWFETVPDALNTQQNEIAGRILKEIRERLTFLLDVGLNYLTLSRSSGTLSGGESQRIRLASQIGSGLTGVLYVLDEPSIGLHQRDNARLLDTLKRLRDLGNTVVVVEHDEDAIRLADYVLDIGPGAGMHGGNIVAEGTPAEIMRNPKSLTGKYLTGELEVEVPERRPPNHRRTIKVVNARGNNLKNVTAEIPLGLFTCVTGVSGGGKSTLLIDTLYRAIARKLNNASEGAAPHDRIEGLEHIDKIIDIDQSPIGRTPRSNPATYTGAFTPIREWFAGLPEAKARGYEPGRFSFNVKGGRCEACQGDGVIKIEMHFLPDVYVTCDVCKGKRYNRETLEVLFKGKSIADVLDMTVEEAAEFFKAVPRVRETFNTLHRVGLDYIHVGQQATTLSGGEAQRVKLAKELSKRATGRTLYILDEPTTGLHFHDVKKLLEVLHELVAQGNTVVVIEHNLEVIKTADWVIDLGPEGGDGGGEIVAWGPPEDIAKAPRSYTGKFLAPVLEKARKPKRRRTASEAAE
- a CDS encoding DinB family protein → MPAGLVQTYRAFAHNNAWANHRLLTACAALSQPDFEAKRTGFFPSLQRTLNHIHVVDLFYVDALEGGWLGPTAWKNQVPYPSLAELKSAQASVDKRLIAACDALTPQSLDGVVRINRDTAVQTERHDRLLMHLFQHQIHHRGQAHAMLSETSVAPPQLDEFFAEGEAPLRAAEFADLGWTEDTVWKS
- a CDS encoding DUF433 domain-containing protein: MRQERIEINPAIMDGKPVIRGTRVPVELVLRELGAGMTTETILSEHPRLTPDDIRAAQAFAADYLADEDIIYR